The Spirosoma radiotolerans genome has a window encoding:
- a CDS encoding ATP-binding protein has protein sequence MNLLETLHEFPAFANVPDAQLQWVIDRSEEVSYPKETVLYKPHEPVDHLLLLLNGRIRIDAGANGADDELIVYGDHSILGVLPFSRMKSLSNRLITERPTTLLRLHRDNLPDLAKNCYELTESLVHQMTTRVRDYTKLTQQNEKMASLGRLSAGLAHELNNPVAAVVRSVDTLNTHLRATPEAFKVVMNLNLTSDQVDCVTDVFFKKLDQQSTVDTHRLTLLERTSLEDDVTDWLDDHGVEDHMDLAGPLVGYGFTVDDLDWILEKIGDENLAGVANWLVNNLVTEKLVSDIGEASKRIATLIDSIKNYTQMDRGVGKQEVRLAEGLRNTVTLLAHKIKSKHIDLTLTIADDLPVICGWPGELNQVWTNLIDNAIDAMPDGGKLEISSQPDKRSEDEAFVLTKIIDNGAGIPEDIRDKIFDPFFTTKEIGKGTGLGLDIVQGIMKHHNGSIKVQSEPGHTEFSVCLPV, from the coding sequence ATGAATCTGTTAGAAACGCTACACGAATTTCCGGCTTTCGCTAATGTGCCGGATGCGCAACTGCAATGGGTTATTGACCGGAGCGAAGAGGTATCTTACCCAAAAGAGACGGTACTTTATAAACCCCACGAGCCAGTCGACCACTTATTATTGTTGCTGAACGGCCGTATTCGCATTGATGCCGGGGCGAATGGAGCCGACGATGAATTGATTGTCTACGGCGATCACTCTATTCTGGGTGTGTTACCGTTTTCCCGGATGAAAAGCCTGTCAAACCGGTTAATCACTGAGCGGCCAACAACACTTCTGCGGCTTCATCGTGACAACCTGCCTGATTTGGCCAAAAACTGCTATGAGCTTACCGAATCGCTGGTGCATCAAATGACGACCCGTGTTCGGGACTATACGAAACTCACGCAGCAAAACGAGAAAATGGCCTCGCTGGGACGTTTGTCGGCGGGGTTGGCCCATGAACTCAATAACCCGGTAGCAGCTGTTGTGCGCTCGGTCGATACGCTCAATACGCATTTGCGGGCCACTCCCGAAGCATTCAAAGTCGTTATGAACCTCAATCTGACAAGCGATCAGGTCGATTGTGTGACAGACGTATTCTTCAAAAAACTTGACCAGCAATCAACCGTTGACACACATCGGTTGACCTTACTCGAACGGACGAGCCTGGAAGATGATGTGACCGATTGGCTGGACGATCATGGCGTTGAAGACCATATGGATCTGGCCGGTCCATTGGTCGGCTATGGGTTTACGGTCGACGATCTGGATTGGATACTCGAAAAGATTGGCGATGAAAATCTGGCGGGTGTAGCCAATTGGCTGGTCAATAATTTAGTAACCGAGAAGCTGGTGTCTGATATTGGGGAGGCTTCGAAACGGATAGCAACGCTGATTGATTCCATCAAAAACTACACCCAAATGGATAGGGGCGTGGGCAAGCAGGAAGTCAGGTTGGCCGAAGGCCTTCGCAATACGGTTACGTTGCTGGCTCATAAAATTAAAAGCAAACACATTGACCTGACGTTGACAATTGCCGACGATTTACCCGTTATTTGTGGCTGGCCCGGCGAATTGAACCAGGTCTGGACCAACCTGATCGACAATGCCATCGACGCGATGCCCGACGGTGGTAAACTCGAAATCAGCAGCCAACCCGACAAGCGGTCGGAAGACGAAGCGTTTGTACTAACCAAAATCATCGACAATGGAGCTGGTATCCCAGAAGACATTCGGGATAAGATATTTGACCCATTTTTTACGACCAAAGAAATTGGGAAGGGCACCGGACTCGGTCTTGATATTGTACAGGGCATTATGAAACACCATAACGGCTCCATCAAGGTACAGTCTGAACCCGGCCACACAGAATTCAGTGTTTGCTTACCAGTTTAA
- a CDS encoding ChaN family lipoprotein, with the protein MRLTILLLCLLAFAFRDDKPAYRFYTPGLKATSYAKLLRQATEADVVLFGELHNNPICHWLEFQLAKDLQSAKKGNLVLGAEMFETDNQLALSDYVQGKTTSKELATQARLWPNFDTDYKPITDFAREQHIPFVATNIPRRYARLVSRQGLSALDTVSADAKRQIAPLPISVDLTLPGYKAMMEMMGGTDSKAGTSPHGAQPDMTANFARAQAVKDATMAYFILQNLKPGQTLLHFNGDYHSKNFDGIVWYLRQQQPALKILTLSSVELADIEKPGTDNRNLADFVLAIPADMTKTY; encoded by the coding sequence ATGCGTCTGACGATCCTGTTGCTTTGTTTATTGGCTTTCGCCTTTAGGGATGACAAACCTGCTTACCGTTTTTATACACCAGGCCTGAAGGCGACCAGTTACGCCAAATTGCTGCGCCAGGCAACGGAAGCCGATGTCGTTTTATTCGGCGAACTGCACAACAACCCAATCTGTCACTGGCTGGAATTTCAGTTGGCAAAAGACTTACAATCTGCCAAAAAAGGCAATCTGGTGCTGGGAGCCGAAATGTTTGAAACCGATAACCAGCTGGCCCTCAGCGATTACGTGCAGGGTAAAACGACCAGCAAAGAACTGGCTACCCAGGCTCGTTTGTGGCCCAATTTCGATACCGACTACAAACCCATTACTGATTTTGCCCGTGAGCAGCACATTCCGTTCGTGGCCACCAACATACCGCGTCGGTATGCTCGTCTGGTCTCCCGGCAGGGTCTGTCAGCCCTCGATACGGTATCGGCTGATGCCAAACGTCAGATTGCGCCATTACCCATATCTGTTGACCTGACTTTACCCGGCTACAAAGCCATGATGGAGATGATGGGCGGTACGGATAGCAAGGCCGGCACTAGTCCACACGGAGCGCAGCCCGACATGACGGCTAATTTTGCGCGGGCTCAAGCCGTTAAAGACGCCACGATGGCCTACTTCATTTTGCAGAACCTGAAACCCGGCCAGACGCTGCTGCATTTCAACGGCGACTACCATTCCAAGAACTTTGATGGAATTGTCTGGTATCTTCGCCAGCAACAACCTGCCTTGAAAATTCTGACCCTTTCTTCCGTCGAATTAGCCGACATCGAGAAGCCCGGCACCGATAATCGGAATCTGGCAGATTTCGTTCTGGCCATACCCGCCGACATGACGAAGACTTACTAG
- a CDS encoding alpha-L-rhamnosidase-related protein — protein MITHCQSALLTLPGNKLITAGFAAFVLLSTCVQQTVAQQPLQALVKQVESISGKKEYLASPFVTAGNRLYMVGHQDGRFPDLGWHITGEMGGIWDHPIKLMDGFTASVAIDQKEVCLDKADAFINYPFANKHLYQQVADGLDMERFQFVPDNKESMVVEYTFINKQSRPLTLQFTWTAHTDLRPTWLGERTNMVDAPDQAIWDAKSQVWVAKDQKNDWFVVFGANVPARQHHQNKGCEFVSAGKGCAASLVYTITVPANRKTQLPITIAGSYKSAEAARRTLADVQKNAYVYLKSKKDRYATIDQLASVHVPDKKLEQAFRWVKYNTDWLIREVPEIGRGLSAGLPDYPWWFGADGCYTLSGLITTGNRQLVYDSVDLLNKISEKENGNGRIIHEVSTNGAVYNPGNLNEVPQFASMIAAVYRWTGDKNFLRKYFPTVKKGMSWLLAENDKDKNLLPDGFGMMEIHGMNSEMIDVAVYTQEAFANAAYMASELGDKTLAMDYQRKASTLKTKINTDFWVPESGSYADFIGTKAEALQLVEGAIVRADTLHKPWAVEELKATQRKLRALPDDTKKGFVLHHNWVVNTPMETGVADPDKADIALRTASKFTNPFGLFVTGIDRDESAGTDEGSFTLNKKIFTYTGAVMTLPTGVATIGENKYGHPDKALGYLKRMTKTFSYAFPGSIYEVSPDYGMVTQAWNMYSYAVPIIKQFFGIRPEASRKLIVIQPQMPSAWDKASIEKVATGDNMVSMDYAKAGEQLTLLIRQKQPNWTVRLAFSKGKYRNWQVNGKKVSVQSGTDSDFVELSGSSIRVQLQ, from the coding sequence ATGATAACACATTGCCAGTCGGCTTTGCTGACTCTTCCTGGAAATAAGCTTATCACAGCTGGTTTTGCTGCCTTTGTCCTTTTATCGACTTGTGTGCAGCAAACAGTCGCTCAGCAACCGCTTCAGGCGCTTGTGAAGCAGGTCGAGTCTATTTCCGGTAAAAAAGAATACCTGGCATCGCCCTTCGTAACGGCTGGCAATCGGTTGTATATGGTTGGTCATCAGGACGGTAGGTTTCCGGATCTTGGCTGGCACATAACGGGCGAAATGGGCGGCATCTGGGATCATCCGATCAAATTAATGGATGGGTTTACAGCGTCGGTCGCCATTGATCAAAAAGAGGTTTGCCTCGATAAAGCCGATGCGTTCATCAACTATCCGTTTGCCAATAAGCACCTGTATCAACAGGTTGCCGATGGTCTGGACATGGAGCGCTTCCAGTTTGTGCCCGACAATAAAGAGAGCATGGTGGTGGAGTACACCTTCATCAATAAGCAATCCAGGCCGCTCACGCTTCAGTTTACCTGGACAGCCCATACGGACCTTCGTCCTACCTGGCTGGGCGAACGAACCAACATGGTCGATGCTCCAGACCAGGCTATCTGGGATGCAAAAAGCCAAGTCTGGGTCGCTAAAGATCAAAAAAACGACTGGTTCGTTGTTTTTGGTGCCAATGTTCCCGCCCGCCAGCATCATCAAAATAAAGGCTGCGAATTTGTATCGGCTGGGAAGGGGTGTGCGGCTTCGCTGGTGTACACGATTACGGTGCCCGCCAACAGAAAAACACAATTGCCGATCACCATTGCCGGTTCATACAAGTCGGCTGAAGCGGCCAGGCGGACCCTGGCTGACGTTCAGAAAAATGCTTACGTGTACCTGAAAAGCAAGAAAGACCGGTACGCCACCATCGACCAGTTGGCATCGGTGCATGTGCCGGACAAAAAGCTGGAGCAGGCCTTTCGCTGGGTAAAATACAATACCGATTGGCTAATTCGGGAAGTGCCCGAAATCGGTCGGGGTCTGTCGGCGGGTTTGCCCGATTACCCGTGGTGGTTTGGGGCTGATGGCTGTTACACCTTATCGGGTCTTATCACAACGGGAAACCGGCAACTGGTGTATGATTCGGTCGATCTGCTGAATAAAATCTCAGAAAAGGAAAATGGCAACGGCCGAATTATCCATGAAGTGTCGACGAACGGTGCGGTGTACAATCCCGGTAATTTGAACGAAGTGCCCCAGTTTGCCAGCATGATTGCTGCAGTCTACCGATGGACAGGCGACAAAAACTTTCTTCGCAAGTACTTCCCGACGGTAAAAAAGGGGATGAGCTGGTTGCTGGCCGAGAATGATAAGGATAAAAACCTGCTTCCCGACGGTTTCGGCATGATGGAAATACATGGCATGAACAGCGAGATGATCGATGTGGCGGTGTATACGCAGGAGGCTTTTGCCAATGCGGCCTACATGGCATCCGAACTCGGCGACAAAACGCTGGCGATGGATTACCAGCGCAAAGCGTCTACTCTGAAAACGAAAATAAATACAGATTTCTGGGTGCCCGAAAGCGGTTCGTATGCTGATTTTATCGGAACAAAAGCCGAGGCTTTGCAGCTTGTCGAAGGGGCCATTGTTCGCGCCGATACGCTGCACAAACCCTGGGCTGTTGAGGAACTGAAAGCAACCCAGCGCAAACTTCGTGCATTGCCCGACGACACCAAAAAAGGCTTTGTACTCCACCATAACTGGGTGGTTAACACCCCTATGGAAACGGGTGTCGCTGATCCCGATAAGGCTGATATTGCGCTTCGGACAGCCAGCAAATTTACGAACCCATTTGGCCTGTTTGTAACGGGTATTGATCGAGACGAATCGGCTGGAACCGACGAAGGGTCATTTACCCTGAACAAAAAAATATTTACGTATACAGGGGCGGTGATGACCCTGCCCACGGGTGTAGCAACGATTGGTGAAAATAAGTACGGCCATCCTGATAAAGCACTGGGCTATCTGAAACGAATGACTAAAACGTTTAGCTATGCCTTTCCGGGCTCTATTTACGAAGTATCGCCGGACTACGGCATGGTCACGCAGGCCTGGAATATGTATAGCTATGCGGTACCAATCATCAAACAGTTTTTTGGTATTCGCCCGGAAGCGTCCCGCAAATTAATTGTTATTCAACCCCAAATGCCCAGCGCCTGGGACAAAGCCAGTATTGAAAAAGTGGCTACAGGCGACAATATGGTATCGATGGATTATGCCAAAGCGGGCGAGCAGCTAACGTTGTTGATTAGGCAAAAACAACCGAACTGGACCGTGAGGCTGGCTTTTTCAAAAGGCAAGTACCGCAACTGGCAGGTAAATGGCAAAAAAGTGTCTGTACAGAGCGGTACCGATTCTGATTTTGTTGAGTTAAGCGGCAGTTCAATACGTGTGCAGTTGCAATAA
- a CDS encoding putative sugar nucleotidyl transferase — protein sequence MPTLILFDDPVIRTALLPLTFTRPVAGIRIGTLTLAEKWANTLAQTPSYLTEAYLQAKFPQNAGADNWYVNGAVCPTDALAETISALPSDTGLITHDGLILAVRTTQTLSEPPTVNDGYPFRTFMEPLTIVRNLWDIFVNNGDQLRADFARLTAGRTSEPITDPFTRCYAPENIFIEPGATIRAAVLNAEGGPIYIGRDATISEGSIVIGPFSLGEGSTVNWGGKMRSNTTIGPFCKVGGEVGNSVFLGYSNKAHDGFLGNSVIGEWCNLGANVNNSNLKNDYSNVKLHSYATNRLEDTGRIFCGLMMGDFTKAGISTMFNTGTVVGVSANVFGAGFQHKHVPSFSWGGAAEGSTPYRIEKALQVAKEAFIRRDKAFDDVEETILRSIFSMIHTE from the coding sequence ATGCCAACTTTGATTTTATTCGACGATCCGGTCATTCGCACGGCTTTATTACCCCTTACGTTTACGAGGCCGGTGGCAGGTATCCGTATCGGTACACTCACGCTGGCCGAAAAATGGGCGAATACACTAGCACAAACGCCTTCGTACCTGACTGAAGCCTATTTGCAGGCCAAATTTCCGCAGAACGCAGGCGCTGATAACTGGTACGTGAATGGGGCCGTCTGCCCAACCGATGCCCTGGCCGAAACTATATCGGCTCTGCCATCTGATACCGGTCTGATTACCCACGACGGATTGATTCTGGCTGTACGGACAACCCAAACGCTGTCGGAGCCGCCGACAGTAAACGACGGCTATCCGTTCCGTACGTTCATGGAGCCGCTAACCATTGTTCGCAACCTATGGGATATTTTCGTAAATAATGGCGATCAACTCCGGGCCGACTTCGCCCGACTAACCGCCGGACGGACATCCGAACCAATTACCGATCCTTTTACCCGGTGTTACGCACCGGAAAACATCTTTATTGAACCCGGCGCTACCATTCGGGCGGCTGTTCTGAATGCAGAGGGCGGCCCCATTTACATTGGACGTGATGCCACGATCAGCGAAGGTTCCATCGTGATCGGGCCGTTTTCGCTCGGCGAAGGATCGACTGTCAACTGGGGCGGCAAGATGCGGAGTAACACCACCATCGGGCCCTTCTGCAAAGTAGGGGGCGAGGTTGGCAACTCCGTTTTTTTGGGCTATAGTAACAAAGCGCACGATGGGTTTCTGGGTAATTCGGTCATTGGCGAATGGTGCAATCTGGGCGCCAACGTCAACAATTCGAATTTGAAGAACGATTATAGCAATGTGAAGCTTCACTCCTATGCTACAAACCGGCTGGAAGATACCGGACGGATTTTCTGCGGCCTGATGATGGGTGATTTCACCAAAGCCGGTATAAGCACGATGTTCAACACAGGCACTGTGGTGGGTGTCAGTGCAAACGTGTTTGGCGCGGGTTTTCAGCACAAACACGTTCCCTCTTTTTCGTGGGGTGGTGCCGCCGAAGGCAGTACCCCTTACCGCATCGAGAAGGCGCTGCAAGTGGCAAAAGAAGCGTTTATCCGACGCGATAAGGCGTTCGACGACGTAGAAGAAACAATCCTTCGATCCATTTTTTCAATGATCCATACTGAGTAG
- the holB gene encoding DNA polymerase III subunit delta' — translation MQFSEIIGLDETKQLLLRAVQSNHLAHALLFDGPTGSANLALALALAQYVNCEDKQRQDSCGRCASCIKVQKLVHPDLHMVFPVTNQGKGKTSETYLTDWRKFLLSSPYRTLPDWLESVGADNKQGNISAEEARNILQKLSLKAYEGAYKIMLIWLPELMNVTSANALLKVLEEPPAQTLFLLATNQSDKLLITILSRTQRVAVRAFTDEEVATYLRQHLNLDETTARRLAYLADGNLAEALQLGQHDTSSTDQHVWFAEWMRTCYRQDLIALVKQADQFDGFSKEKQKGLLDYSIRLYRDLFLWQQGAAELLRLPDDEMAFVKNFAKILTINHIEHIVHDLNKAAYHLERNARAKMIMLDMSLTFSRLIRT, via the coding sequence GTGCAATTCTCAGAAATAATCGGTCTTGACGAAACCAAGCAGCTGCTGCTGCGGGCGGTGCAATCGAACCACCTGGCGCACGCCTTGCTGTTCGATGGCCCAACGGGTAGTGCCAATCTGGCGCTGGCCCTTGCCTTGGCGCAGTATGTCAACTGCGAAGACAAACAGCGCCAGGATTCCTGTGGCCGTTGTGCCTCGTGCATAAAGGTCCAGAAACTGGTGCACCCCGACCTGCACATGGTTTTCCCGGTTACCAATCAGGGAAAAGGGAAAACATCCGAAACGTATTTGACTGACTGGCGGAAGTTTCTGCTCAGTTCGCCCTACCGTACGCTGCCCGACTGGCTCGAATCAGTTGGAGCCGATAATAAACAGGGCAACATTTCGGCAGAAGAAGCCCGGAATATTTTGCAAAAGCTATCGCTGAAAGCCTACGAAGGAGCGTATAAAATTATGCTCATCTGGCTACCCGAACTCATGAACGTGACGTCGGCCAATGCGCTGCTGAAGGTACTGGAAGAGCCCCCGGCGCAAACGCTGTTTCTGCTGGCAACTAACCAGTCGGATAAGTTGCTGATCACGATTCTGTCAAGAACCCAGCGCGTAGCCGTCAGGGCATTCACGGACGAAGAAGTGGCCACTTACCTGCGCCAGCACCTGAATCTGGACGAAACGACGGCCCGACGCCTGGCTTACCTCGCCGATGGTAACCTGGCCGAAGCCCTGCAGTTGGGTCAGCATGATACAAGTTCAACGGATCAGCACGTCTGGTTTGCCGAATGGATGCGTACCTGCTATCGGCAGGATTTAATCGCGCTCGTTAAACAGGCCGACCAGTTTGATGGTTTCAGCAAGGAGAAGCAGAAAGGGTTACTCGACTATAGCATTCGCCTGTACCGCGATTTGTTTTTGTGGCAACAGGGAGCCGCTGAACTATTACGGTTGCCTGATGACGAGATGGCCTTTGTCAAAAACTTCGCCAAAATCCTTACCATCAACCACATCGAGCACATTGTACATGACCTTAACAAAGCCGCTTACCACCTCGAACGAAACGCCCGGGCTAAAATGATCATGCTTGATATGTCACTCACATTCAGCCGTTTGATACGCACGTAG
- a CDS encoding ATP-dependent zinc protease family protein codes for MKPRSPKPKQIIGMTDLVDFPDLGLFDIQAKVDTGAFTSALHCKDVRLVKSGLKTKLSFWLIDKTGLPARKFRSDHFSQRMIRNSFGVAELRYVITTRIVLFGRTIRAEFTLADREQLKNPVLLGRKLLRNRFIVDVSEKNLSYEAKIARKAYTLATQPANE; via the coding sequence ATGAAACCCCGTTCCCCCAAGCCCAAGCAAATTATTGGCATGACCGATCTGGTCGATTTTCCGGATCTGGGCTTGTTCGATATACAGGCGAAAGTCGATACGGGTGCGTTTACGTCGGCGCTCCATTGTAAAGATGTCCGGCTGGTAAAATCGGGATTGAAAACAAAGCTAAGTTTCTGGTTAATCGACAAAACGGGGCTACCAGCCCGAAAATTTCGCAGCGACCACTTCAGCCAGCGGATGATCCGGAACTCGTTTGGGGTGGCCGAATTACGGTATGTCATAACAACCCGTATCGTTTTATTCGGACGAACCATTCGGGCAGAGTTTACTCTGGCTGACCGCGAACAACTAAAAAACCCTGTACTTTTGGGCCGAAAACTGCTCCGAAATCGATTTATCGTCGATGTGTCCGAGAAAAATCTGTCATACGAAGCCAAAATCGCCCGTAAAGCCTACACGTTAGCGACGCAGCCAGCAAACGAATAA
- the rimK gene encoding 30S ribosomal protein S6--L-glutamate ligase, giving the protein MRIAILSANPNLYSTQRLLEAANRRGHEGVLVNHLNCHVMIEGGKPSVLYEGKELDSFDAIVPRIGASVTDYGCAVVRQFEMMNVFTTGKSQAIMRSRNKLRSLQVLSKAGVGLPKTMFANHPKNGDITQLIHLVGGPPVVIKLLEGTQGIGVVLAETTKAAKSTIEAFYGLKKNVLVQEFIAEAKGSDIRAFVVGGRVVGAIKRQGLEGDFRSNLHRGGNAVAVELTPHEEQTAIAAARALGLKVAGVDMLPSDRGLLVLEVNSSPGLEGVENATGIDVAAQIIAYIEDKIRTDEGDTVGV; this is encoded by the coding sequence ATGCGAATTGCCATTTTATCGGCCAATCCGAACTTATACTCGACGCAACGACTGCTCGAAGCCGCCAATCGGCGTGGCCATGAGGGCGTCCTTGTGAACCACCTGAACTGCCACGTCATGATTGAAGGCGGTAAACCCTCTGTGCTCTACGAAGGCAAGGAATTAGACTCGTTCGATGCAATTGTACCCCGCATCGGAGCTTCGGTAACGGACTATGGATGTGCGGTTGTCCGGCAGTTCGAGATGATGAATGTCTTCACAACGGGCAAATCGCAGGCAATCATGCGATCCCGCAACAAGCTCCGCAGTTTGCAGGTACTCTCGAAAGCGGGCGTTGGGTTGCCCAAAACCATGTTCGCCAATCACCCTAAAAACGGCGACATTACGCAACTCATTCACCTCGTTGGCGGCCCGCCCGTTGTCATCAAATTGCTGGAAGGCACTCAGGGCATTGGCGTCGTACTCGCCGAAACAACCAAAGCCGCCAAGTCGACCATCGAAGCGTTTTATGGCCTGAAAAAGAATGTATTGGTGCAGGAATTCATTGCTGAAGCCAAAGGGTCCGATATTCGGGCGTTTGTGGTGGGTGGCCGCGTGGTAGGGGCCATAAAGCGACAGGGGCTGGAGGGCGACTTCCGCTCCAACCTGCATCGAGGAGGCAACGCCGTTGCGGTCGAGCTGACCCCGCACGAAGAACAAACCGCCATTGCTGCTGCCCGCGCCCTCGGCCTGAAAGTGGCTGGTGTCGATATGCTTCCCTCCGACCGGGGCCTTCTGGTACTGGAAGTCAATTCGTCTCCAGGGCTGGAAGGCGTCGAAAATGCTACCGGCATCGACGTTGCCGCGCAAATCATCGCCTACATCGAAGACAAAATTCGCACCGACGAAGGCGACACGGTAGGAGTTTAA
- a CDS encoding type II toxin-antitoxin system RelE/ParE family toxin, translated as MDYTVVWSEAAKENYRRIALYLLDAFGFAIADRFTDTISSKLRILETMPFIGRRLDTLMAVRSCPFSLIT; from the coding sequence ATGGATTACACAGTAGTCTGGTCGGAGGCAGCAAAAGAAAACTACCGGCGTATTGCCTTATACTTATTGGATGCATTTGGTTTCGCAATAGCCGACCGGTTTACAGATACAATCAGTAGCAAACTGCGTATTCTAGAAACAATGCCCTTTATCGGACGGCGACTCGACACCTTAATGGCTGTTCGAAGCTGCCCCTTCAGCCTTATAACATGA
- a CDS encoding TIGR01777 family oxidoreductase, translating to MNQTVLITGGTGSIGRRLTQMLRQEGYQVSLLSRSPKSIPDVRVYQWDIKKGHIDPQAIATADHIIHLAGEAIADERWSDQRKEDILNSRTQSTDLLVQALAKNPHHVKSFVGASAIGYYGGDTADRPLTETSQGGSDFLAQVVRAWERSEEQIAALGIRTVKLRIGVVLMAEGGALPKLAQPIRLGAGAPIGSGQQYISWIHLDDLCRLFSRGLSDETWQGVYNAVAPNPVTNETLTRAIAGVLHRPILLPNIPNFAIKLLYGEMAIVVTGGNYVLNKRIADETDFVYQHSDLKTALQDLLT from the coding sequence ATGAATCAAACTGTTTTAATAACAGGCGGCACTGGCTCTATTGGTCGTCGCCTAACGCAAATGCTCAGACAGGAAGGCTACCAGGTGTCCTTGTTGAGTAGGTCGCCCAAGTCTATTCCGGATGTGCGTGTGTATCAGTGGGATATCAAAAAGGGGCATATCGACCCGCAGGCCATTGCCACAGCCGATCATATCATTCATTTAGCTGGTGAAGCAATCGCCGATGAGCGCTGGTCAGACCAGCGGAAAGAAGACATTCTAAACAGCCGCACCCAATCGACTGACTTACTGGTGCAGGCACTGGCGAAGAACCCACATCATGTAAAATCGTTTGTGGGTGCTTCGGCGATTGGTTATTACGGGGGCGACACCGCCGACCGGCCGCTTACGGAAACCAGTCAGGGTGGGTCCGACTTTCTGGCTCAGGTGGTGCGAGCCTGGGAGCGTTCGGAAGAGCAAATAGCCGCACTCGGTATTCGTACCGTAAAGCTTCGAATTGGGGTGGTGCTGATGGCGGAAGGAGGAGCGTTGCCCAAATTGGCGCAGCCCATTCGGCTGGGCGCAGGTGCACCTATCGGTTCGGGTCAGCAATACATTTCCTGGATTCACCTCGACGACCTGTGTCGATTATTCAGTCGGGGACTTTCGGACGAAACCTGGCAGGGCGTTTACAACGCGGTTGCTCCCAATCCCGTTACCAACGAAACCTTGACACGGGCTATTGCCGGGGTGCTTCACCGGCCTATTTTGTTGCCTAATATTCCAAATTTTGCCATTAAACTGCTCTACGGCGAAATGGCAATTGTTGTCACCGGTGGCAACTACGTGCTCAATAAACGAATCGCCGACGAGACAGACTTTGTCTATCAGCATTCCGATTTGAAAACGGCACTGCAGGATTTATTAACGTAA